The Lichenihabitans psoromatis genomic interval ATCCTCGTGGCTAAATCTGCCGCCGATACGGTCAAGCGGGTGCATCAGGAGCTTGGCGGCAAGTCGGCCAACATTCTGTTTCCGGACGTTGATTTCGCTGATGCTGTCGCCAAAGGCGTCGCTGGTTGCTTCGGCAATAGCGGCCAGTCCTGCAATGCGCCGACTCGCATGTTCGTGCCGCGCGACCGCAAGGACGAGGTTGCGGCTTACGCCAAAGCCGCCGCCGAAACCTTCGTGGTCGGTGCAGCCGACGCGCCCGGCACCAAGCTCGGCCCGGTCGTGAGCCAGATCCAGTATGATAAGATCCAGGGCCTGATCGAAGCCGGCATCGCCGAAGGCGCAACGCTGCTGGCCGGTGGCCCGGGCCGCCCTGGTGGTCTCAATCGCGGCTATTTCGTTCGCCCGACCATCTTCGGCGACGTCACGCCGGACATGCGGATCGCTCGCGAGGAGATCTTTGGCCCGGTTCTCGCGATCCTGCCCTATGACACGGTCGATCAGGCGATCGATCTTGCAAACGATACGGTCTATGGCCTCGCGTCCTATATTCAAGCCAAGGATCTCGGCAAAGCGCGGGATGCGGCGAGCCGGATGCGGACCGGGAACGTGCATATCAACTACCCGGCTTGGGACGCGGGCATTCCGTTCGGCGGTTACAAGCAATCGGGCAATGGCCGCGAATATGCGGAATATGGGCTCGAGGACTTTCTCGAGATCAAAGGGATCCTCGGCTACGAAGCCGCCTGAGGACGTCTCACGGCGCGTCGGTCCGCTCAATGGTAGCCGCCGCTTCTTTATCGAGAAGGGCGCGCTTGCGTTGCACGCCCCATCGATAGCCCGATAGCGCGCCATCGGTGCGGACGACGCGGTGGCAGGGGATCGCCACCGCGATTGCGTTGGCACCGCAGGCTCGCGCCACCGCCCGGACCGCCTGAGGAAGCCCGATGCGCCGGGCGATCTCCGCGTAGCTCGCGGTGCTGCCGACCGGAATGTCCCGCAACGCCTGCCAGACCCGCTGCTGAAAGGCTGTGCCACGCACATCCAGCGGCAGGTCCAGCGCCGTCGCCGGGCCGTCGACCAAGCCCACCACGGATGCGACGATCGCCTCGAAACCTCTGTGGCCGCCCATGAGGTCGGCTTTCGGAAACCGATCCTGCAAATCGCGCGCGAGCTGGTCGGGATCGTCCCCGAGCAAGATCGCGCAGATGCCTTTCAGGCTTTGCGCCACCAGGATGGAGCCGAGCGAGCATTCCCCGATCGCGAAATGGATCGTCGTATCGGGTCCTCCCGCGCGGAAGACGGTCGGGGTCATGCCCAGCATCTGGTCCGACGCGGCGTAAAAGCGTCCGTTCGAGTTGAACCCCGCATCGTAGATCACCTCGGTGACGCTGGCGGAACCCTCAGACAGCCGGTCCCGCACCCGCTTGGCGCGATGGGCGCGGCCATAGGCGCTCGGCGTTACGCCCGTCGTGGCCTTGAAGATCCGATGAAAGTGGAAGGTGCTCATGGCGACGGCATCGGCCAAGGTCTTGAGCGAGGGAAGGTTTTCGGTTGTCTCGATGATGCGGCAGGCCTCGGCCACCCGCGCAAGCTGCTGCGTCGCCGGGGAGATTGTGTCGGGGCGACAGCGCAGGCAGGCCCGAAAACCCGCCCGCTGGGCCTCGGCGCAGGTGTTGTGAAAGGTCACGTTCTCGGGTTTGGCGAGCCGAGCTGGGCAACCCGGACGGCAATAGACGCCGGTTGTCCGGACCGCGTAGACGAAGGCTCCGTCCTGCGAAATGTCGCGCCGAACGATCGCGTGCCAGCGCGGGTCTTCGGCGGTCGATACCATCGGGGTCGATGAGACGGTGTCGGCTGACATGGCGGTCGAAAGGCTCATGGCTTTTCCTCTCCTGATCATGTCACGATTTAGGCTGTCCGGTCGTCGTCCCGCACTCCGGTGCTTGCGGTCAAATCGACAAGACGGCGCTGTCGCGCCGGCGTGATGTCGTCACGGAGCGGTCCTCCGTCGCGGTCGGGCCGGTCACGTGGGCGATCGCGGCCAAAAGTTCGTTTTGCCGGAACGGCTTGGCGAGCCGCGGCACCCGCGCGCCCTCCCATTCCTCCTGCAGCAATTCGGCATAGCCGGTCGCCAGGATCACGGGCAAATCGGGATGGCTTGTCTGGAGATGCCGCGCCAGTTCGAGCCCGGTCATGCCCGGCATCGCGTGATCCGTCACCACGAGGTCGATCCGTTCATGGGGGTCGTTGAGGACCGCCAGCGCATGCGCGGCTGAATCGACCTCGATCACGGCATGGCCCAAGTCTTCGAGCATGGCGGTCGTTCCGGCGCTCACCAGCGTGTCGTCGTCGACCACCAGAACGGTCAGCAAGCGTTCGGCTTCGTTTGGAACCTCGAGCCGTTGCTGCATCGCCGCGAAGGAGCGGTCATCCGCAACCTCGCGAATCTCCGCCTGGGGCAGCCATAAGGCGACCGTGGTGCCTTTGCCAACCGCGCTGGACATCTGCAGGGCACCGCCCGATTGTGCCGCTAGCCCATGCACCATCGATAGACCGAGCCCGGTGCCTTTACCGGGTCCCTTGGTGGTAAAAAACGGTTCGCTCGCTTTGGCAAGCGTTGCCTCGTCCATCCCCGAGCCGGTATCGGTGACCTTGATGCTGACATAGGGCCCGGGCGCAAGATTCGGTTGCAGCGGATCGCGCACGGCCCTCACGCTCTCGTTCCGCGCCACGATCGCGATCGAGCCGCCCTGCGGCATCGCATCCCGCGCGTTCACACATAGATTGAGCAGCGCGAGTTCGAGCTGGTTCGCATCGACCCGCACGATGGCGAGATCCGCCGGTACATCGCGCGAGAAGACCACACTCGGTCCAACGGCGCGTTTCAGAAAATCCTCGATGCCCCCGATCAGCGCGCCCGCGTCCACATCCTGCGGCTCCAGATCCTGCCGCCGCGCGAAGGCAAGCAGCCGCTGGGTCAGGGCAGCGCCCCGGTCCGCGCCCTTCATGGCATTGTCAACGAGCCGATGGGCGCGAGCATCCTCGGCCGGAAGCCGCTTCTTCAACAATTCGAGGCTGCCGATGACGGCCATAAGAAGGTTG includes:
- a CDS encoding aldehyde dehydrogenase family protein; this encodes MSHALQFYIDGAWVDPVVPNVLDVIDPSSEDAFAQISLGSKADVDKAVAAAKQAFRTFSRTTPAERYDLLQRIIAVYKTRSKDLANAVSREMGAPLDFALNSQVGIGLAHLEKIAAVLKDFSFEQRKGTSLVVKEPVGVVGLITPWNWPLNQITCKVGPALASGCTMVLKPSEIAPLDAIIVAEILDEAGVPKGVFNLVNGDGPTVGQALASHPDVDMMSFTGSTRAGILVAKSAADTVKRVHQELGGKSANILFPDVDFADAVAKGVAGCFGNSGQSCNAPTRMFVPRDRKDEVAAYAKAAAETFVVGAADAPGTKLGPVVSQIQYDKIQGLIEAGIAEGATLLAGGPGRPGGLNRGYFVRPTIFGDVTPDMRIAREEIFGPVLAILPYDTVDQAIDLANDTVYGLASYIQAKDLGKARDAASRMRTGNVHINYPAWDAGIPFGGYKQSGNGREYAEYGLEDFLEIKGILGYEAA
- the ada gene encoding bifunctional DNA-binding transcriptional regulator/O6-methylguanine-DNA methyltransferase Ada, producing MSLSTAMSADTVSSTPMVSTAEDPRWHAIVRRDISQDGAFVYAVRTTGVYCRPGCPARLAKPENVTFHNTCAEAQRAGFRACLRCRPDTISPATQQLARVAEACRIIETTENLPSLKTLADAVAMSTFHFHRIFKATTGVTPSAYGRAHRAKRVRDRLSEGSASVTEVIYDAGFNSNGRFYAASDQMLGMTPTVFRAGGPDTTIHFAIGECSLGSILVAQSLKGICAILLGDDPDQLARDLQDRFPKADLMGGHRGFEAIVASVVGLVDGPATALDLPLDVRGTAFQQRVWQALRDIPVGSTASYAEIARRIGLPQAVRAVARACGANAIAVAIPCHRVVRTDGALSGYRWGVQRKRALLDKEAAATIERTDAP
- a CDS encoding response regulator, whose protein sequence is MTKSERLDVNLETPDRINILLVDDQPAKLLSYEVILAELGETLIKANSAREALEKLLKNEVAVILIDVCMPELDGFELATMVREHPRFQKTAIIFVSAIQVTDLDRLRGYEAGAVDYVPVPVVPEVLRAKVKIFAELFRKTRDLERLNAELERRVDERTAALEASTASLRESEHRRDLALAAGRMGSWSWDLATGTHQWDEGQYRIFGVDPKTFAPTVDSVMALVHPDDLDLMRRGAAHAIKHRAAYDIEFRILRPVDGATCWCITGAAPSFDPEGRVVRLSGVTFDITQRKLAEDALKHLNEDLEHRIEERTREREIALAQLFEAQKIDTIGQLTGGVAHDFNNLLMAVIGSLELLKKRLPAEDARAHRLVDNAMKGADRGAALTQRLLAFARRQDLEPQDVDAGALIGGIEDFLKRAVGPSVVFSRDVPADLAIVRVDANQLELALLNLCVNARDAMPQGGSIAIVARNESVRAVRDPLQPNLAPGPYVSIKVTDTGSGMDEATLAKASEPFFTTKGPGKGTGLGLSMVHGLAAQSGGALQMSSAVGKGTTVALWLPQAEIREVADDRSFAAMQQRLEVPNEAERLLTVLVVDDDTLVSAGTTAMLEDLGHAVIEVDSAAHALAVLNDPHERIDLVVTDHAMPGMTGLELARHLQTSHPDLPVILATGYAELLQEEWEGARVPRLAKPFRQNELLAAIAHVTGPTATEDRSVTTSRRRDSAVLSI